The following coding sequences lie in one Cloeon dipterum chromosome 1, ieCloDipt1.1, whole genome shotgun sequence genomic window:
- the LOC135933905 gene encoding LIRP-like isoform X3 has protein sequence MWISMVRALAAVALCTQLVPEGSEALPAGVQDIENYNSYPPSLDGNSRRRRDLFQIETKRGATKYCGKHLANALHLVCDGVYFVPEWNKKSLPDTQDYWQDESNYPFRSRASASQLIPSNRRVRRKPRGIVDECCLKSCSIQEMKSYCGPQN, from the exons ATGTGGATCTCGATGGTGCGAGCACTGGCCGCCGTGGCCCTCTGCACACAGCTAGTGCCCGAAGGGAGCGAGGCCCTTCCGGCGGGTGTGCAGgacattgaaaattacaaCTCGTACCCGCCCTCTCTGGATGGTAACTCAAGAAGAAGACGGG atctttttcaaattgaaaccaAGAGAGGGGCGACCAAGTACTGCGGCAAGCATTTAGCCAACGCGCTGCACTTAGTCTGCGATGGAGTGTACTTTGTTCCTGAATGGAATAAGAAGTCTTTGCCAg ACACTCAAGACTACTGGCAGGACGAGTCAAACTACCCTTTCCGCTCTCGCGCGTCGGCGTCTCAGCTGATCCCGTCAAACCGGCGAGTGCGTCGCAAGCCGCGCGGCATCGTCGACGAGTGCTGCCTCAAAAGCTGTTCCATCCAGGAAATGAAGAGCTACTGCGGCCCCCAGAACTAA
- the Tim8 gene encoding mitochondrial import inner membrane translocase subunit Tim8 B, with translation MSDSFGDISNSNFGAGAGAGLNANADLQDFVEKEQQRAQFSAQVHNFNDICWDKCVEKVGTKLDSRSETCLVNCVDRFIDVSLFITNRFAQLLQKSGGGM, from the exons ATGTCAGATTCGTTCGGAGATATCTCGAATTCAAACTTTGGCGCAGGGGCTGGTGCTGGCCTCAATGCAAACGCTGATTTGCAGGATTTTGTCGAGAAGGAACAGCAGAGAGCACAATTCAGTGCCCAG GTTCACAATTTCAACGACATCTGCTGGGACAAATGCGTGGAGAAGGTGGGCACCAAGCTGGACAGCAGGTCGGAAACGTGTCTAGTCAACTGCGTGGACAGGTTCATCGACGTCTCGCTCTTCATCACGAACAGGTTTGCCCAGCTGCTGCAGAAAAGTGGCGGCGGAATGTGA